One segment of Methylotenera versatilis 79 DNA contains the following:
- the napG gene encoding ferredoxin-type protein NapG, which yields MSKHMPAKESVDKSVIEEPERRKAIKRIFRHAGLGMLGTVVAQAAIFSRPARAAKILRPPGALPEKEFDSTCIRCGLCVNDCPYDILKLASWADQAPLGTPFFVARQDPCRMCTDIPCVKACPTGALDPLLIDIRKADMGVAVLVDHENCLNYKGLTCSICVRVCPIQGEAISLKPIQNEQGLLQIPTVDPDKCTGCGTCEKHCVLSEAAIRVLPRELGLGVSGTNAMGRTVW from the coding sequence ATGTCGAAGCATATGCCTGCAAAAGAGTCAGTGGACAAGTCTGTGATAGAAGAGCCAGAGCGCAGGAAAGCCATAAAACGTATATTTCGTCATGCTGGCCTGGGGATGCTCGGCACTGTTGTTGCGCAGGCAGCAATTTTCTCACGGCCTGCGCGTGCTGCCAAAATTCTTAGACCGCCTGGCGCGTTGCCGGAAAAAGAGTTTGATTCGACCTGCATCCGCTGCGGCTTATGTGTTAATGATTGTCCCTACGACATACTCAAGCTGGCAAGCTGGGCTGACCAAGCGCCATTGGGTACCCCGTTTTTTGTAGCACGCCAGGATCCTTGCCGCATGTGCACTGATATTCCTTGTGTGAAAGCCTGTCCAACCGGTGCCCTTGACCCATTACTGATAGATATCCGCAAGGCAGATATGGGTGTGGCGGTGTTGGTAGATCACGAAAACTGCCTAAATTATAAAGGCTTGACCTGCAGTATCTGCGTACGCGTATGTCCGATCCAGGGTGAGGCAATTTCGCTGAAACCGATACAGAACGAGCAAGGCCTGTTGCAGATTCCGACAGTGGACCCCGATAAGTGTACAGGTTGTGGCACCTGTGAGAAACATTGCGTACTGTCCGAAGCGGCGATACGAGTGCTGCCGCGTGAATTAGGGTTGGGTGTTTCCGGTACGAACGCCATGGGGCGCACGGTGTGGTAA
- the tatB gene encoding Sec-independent protein translocase protein TatB has translation MFDIGFSEIIVIAIVALLVIGPDKLPKIARTYGLLYGRLQRYMSGLKQDIDREVAIDAMKKATAEAQQKLLAFQSEYATISDDELVPEVQRAVQAENKTVVESNVYGT, from the coding sequence ATGTTTGATATCGGTTTTTCAGAAATCATTGTCATTGCAATCGTCGCTTTGCTGGTGATTGGCCCGGACAAGTTGCCTAAAATAGCGAGGACATACGGTTTACTATATGGTAGATTGCAGCGATATATGTCTGGTTTAAAACAGGATATCGACCGTGAAGTAGCGATTGATGCTATGAAAAAAGCGACTGCAGAAGCGCAACAGAAACTGCTGGCTTTTCAATCGGAATATGCAACTATTTCAGATGATGAGTTAGTGCCAGAAGTACAGCGTGCGGTGCAAGCTGAAAATAAAACTGTGGTTGAGAGTAATGTGTATGGAACTTAA
- a CDS encoding TorF family putative porin has translation MKQKRGCLLVSVFLFGTTTLTQAEEVTITDAIDIIKESPTELITSTHHLNGNVGVYTDYLFRGISYGRGRGAFQAAIDYSNDNGFFIGLGYTNVDKGAIYGNTYETDVYAGFKKKFAENLAVTTGFITYYYPQNNHYVGQHPHVTELNLAIDYRQFNVKYSHSLTDWFGVNSVSMGHQIIGSHEMGVGDSKGSYYLEANYTTQISNSNINCVIHVGHQSVNNYHIADYTDYSIGLNKDFTVANLKGWNAGISYVALDANHDWYVASDGYKTAENKFFGFIRFNM, from the coding sequence ATGAAACAAAAAAGAGGATGCCTTTTGGTGTCAGTATTTTTATTCGGAACCACCACGCTTACACAGGCTGAAGAAGTCACTATTACAGATGCAATTGACATTATTAAAGAGAGTCCAACTGAATTAATTACATCAACACATCATCTTAACGGTAATGTTGGTGTTTACACCGATTACTTATTTAGGGGGATATCATACGGAAGAGGTAGAGGTGCTTTTCAAGCTGCTATTGATTATTCAAATGATAACGGTTTCTTCATTGGGTTGGGTTATACCAACGTGGATAAGGGCGCCATTTATGGCAACACCTATGAAACAGATGTTTATGCAGGATTCAAGAAAAAGTTTGCTGAAAATTTGGCAGTGACGACAGGTTTTATCACCTACTATTACCCACAAAATAACCATTATGTTGGACAGCATCCTCATGTGACGGAACTAAATCTTGCAATTGATTATCGTCAGTTCAATGTTAAATACTCGCATTCGTTGACTGATTGGTTTGGAGTCAATTCAGTTTCAATGGGGCACCAGATTATCGGCAGTCATGAAATGGGAGTTGGCGACTCTAAAGGCAGTTACTATTTGGAAGCCAACTACACTACTCAAATTTCGAATTCAAATATTAACTGTGTCATCCATGTAGGTCATCAATCGGTTAATAACTACCATATCGCCGATTACACCGACTATTCAATCGGCCTCAACAAGGACTTCACCGTTGCCAACTTAAAAGGTTGGAATGCTGGCATTAGTTATGTGGCACTTGATGCCAATCATGACTGGTATGTAGCGAGTGATGGCTATAAAACTGCTGAAAACAAATTCTTTGGCTTCATTCGGTTCAATATGTAA
- the napH gene encoding quinol dehydrogenase ferredoxin subunit NapH, which yields MVIANLFRRIVSFLKSHRWLLMRRTLQILIVLAFVVDIPEVGHIAHGNLSSSFWFWNVPLSDPFVLLQSLLAGAPLAQTALIGAAIVAGFYAFFGGRIYCSWVCPINILTDAAHWLRQKLKIKGNLTMSQDLRSVLLVMALVLSVITGTLAWENINPITLLQREIMWSSAAGLTFLAALFLFDFLVTRRGWCGHLCPVGAFYRWIGHYGRLRVTALNTDSCSGCTDCIKVCPEPHVLAPLFAQKAITVTNSDCTRCGACLDKCGSGALSMKLDMGRGSSFRGIPIVKN from the coding sequence GTGGTAATAGCTAATTTATTCCGGCGTATTGTTTCTTTCCTGAAAAGCCATCGCTGGCTGCTGATGCGCCGCACGCTGCAAATTCTGATCGTACTTGCTTTTGTCGTTGATATTCCGGAAGTAGGGCATATCGCCCACGGTAATCTGTCCTCCAGTTTCTGGTTTTGGAATGTGCCGCTTAGCGACCCCTTCGTGCTGCTTCAATCGCTGCTTGCGGGCGCTCCTCTGGCGCAGACTGCGCTGATTGGAGCTGCCATTGTGGCAGGTTTTTACGCATTTTTTGGCGGTCGCATTTATTGCAGCTGGGTATGTCCGATTAATATTTTGACCGATGCTGCACACTGGCTGCGGCAGAAACTCAAAATAAAGGGCAACCTGACCATGTCGCAAGACCTGCGGTCGGTGCTGCTGGTAATGGCGTTAGTGCTGTCTGTAATCACTGGCACACTGGCCTGGGAGAACATCAATCCGATCACGCTGTTGCAGCGTGAAATCATGTGGAGTTCTGCTGCCGGACTCACATTTCTCGCAGCATTGTTCCTGTTTGATTTTCTCGTGACACGTCGTGGGTGGTGCGGGCATCTTTGCCCAGTGGGCGCTTTTTACAGATGGATTGGGCATTATGGTAGGTTGCGTGTTACTGCACTCAATACCGATTCGTGCTCAGGTTGTACCGACTGCATCAAAGTTTGCCCTGAACCTCATGTACTAGCGCCCTTGTTTGCCCAGAAAGCCATTACGGTAACCAATAGCGACTGTACGCGCTGTGGTGCGTGCCTCGATAAATGTGGCAGCGGAGCACTGTCCATGAAGTTGGATATGGGCCGTGGAAGCTCATTTCGTGGTATCCCGATTGTGAAAAATTGA
- a CDS encoding methylamine utilization protein MauF — protein MSMNVGATVLHQSQSTHAAIECIPDAYTFSETQSTKTRLVMVVSAIATGLIGGGMLQSVMPTEMALTGLFVVLALVGGLLSTWSPCGYSSLSLLRPAGRYTFGSVARWTPTFLTHALGYAVGALVLGGVLGLAGWLLFEQLPFNYLVVGLSVIGIGYGLHQFGFLKMPYPQRRAQVPHDARYRFRSWVIGLLYGFALGMNYLTYVQTPMLYIVTGAALFSGNVTTAIAIIAIFNIGRFLPVAINFLPVSNQSAQAWLARWQERAVETDGFLLLSIGSAALTLLVL, from the coding sequence ATGAGTATGAATGTAGGTGCAACAGTACTACACCAATCGCAGAGCACCCACGCTGCGATTGAATGTATACCTGACGCATATACCTTTTCTGAAACACAGTCGACAAAGACCAGGTTGGTCATGGTGGTTTCGGCTATTGCTACCGGACTCATTGGTGGCGGTATGCTGCAATCCGTCATGCCGACTGAAATGGCCTTGACCGGACTATTCGTAGTGTTGGCACTGGTAGGAGGTTTGTTATCTACATGGTCTCCATGTGGTTATTCAAGCTTGAGTCTGTTAAGACCTGCCGGTCGTTACACATTCGGATCAGTAGCGCGCTGGACACCAACCTTTTTGACACATGCACTGGGTTATGCAGTTGGTGCATTGGTTTTGGGGGGTGTGCTGGGTCTGGCAGGTTGGCTGTTGTTCGAGCAGCTGCCTTTTAATTATTTGGTAGTGGGTCTGTCTGTAATAGGCATCGGCTATGGTCTCCATCAGTTTGGATTTTTGAAGATGCCATATCCGCAGCGCCGCGCACAGGTTCCTCATGATGCACGTTACCGCTTCCGTTCATGGGTGATCGGTCTATTGTACGGTTTTGCATTGGGTATGAATTATCTTACCTATGTGCAGACGCCAATGCTCTATATCGTTACCGGCGCAGCCCTGTTCAGCGGAAACGTTACAACTGCTATTGCCATCATTGCCATCTTCAACATCGGTCGCTTCCTACCAGTTGCGATTAATTTCCTGCCAGTAAGCAATCAGTCTGCACAAGCCTGGTTAGCGCGTTGGCAAGAGCGCGCTGTTGAAACGGATGGATTCCTCTTGCTTTCTATAGGTTCTGCAGCTTTAACGCTGTTGGTTCTGTGA
- the mauD gene encoding methylamine dehydrogenase accessory protein MauD has product MNTGFMIASNVFLWCAFLSLAALMLGVIRQIGLLHERSAPLGAMLLDNGPEVGERSPVFSLTTFDGAPIVVGRAVTPNRPSLLMFTGPSCPICAKLLPIIRSVAAAEGTDVVLISDGTRAEHLEFLRNHPLQNERYVVSAEIGIRYQISKVPYGVLLDADGVILGKGLCNTREHVESLFETVREGHSTLQDFMKHSTTPLLQADEKKVFIN; this is encoded by the coding sequence ATGAATACTGGATTTATGATTGCATCGAATGTGTTTTTGTGGTGCGCATTCTTAAGCCTGGCAGCATTGATGCTTGGCGTTATACGACAAATTGGTCTGTTACACGAGCGTTCCGCTCCGCTGGGTGCAATGTTGCTCGACAACGGCCCTGAAGTCGGCGAACGCTCACCAGTGTTCAGTCTGACGACGTTTGACGGTGCGCCGATTGTAGTTGGTCGTGCGGTTACACCAAACCGTCCAAGCCTGTTGATGTTCACTGGTCCTAGCTGCCCAATCTGCGCTAAGTTACTGCCGATCATTCGTTCAGTAGCTGCTGCAGAAGGAACTGATGTAGTGCTGATCAGTGATGGTACACGCGCTGAACACCTTGAGTTCCTTCGTAACCATCCGCTGCAAAATGAGCGTTATGTTGTTTCAGCTGAAATTGGTATCCGTTATCAAATTTCTAAAGTTCCTTATGGCGTGTTGCTCGACGCAGATGGGGTGATCCTTGGCAAAGGCCTATGTAATACACGTGAGCATGTTGAAAGCTTGTTTGAAACAGTTCGTGAAGGTCATTCAACTTTACAGGACTTCATGAAGCACAGCACGACTCCGTTACTGCAAGCAGACGAAAAAAAGGTATTCATTAATTAA
- the mauG gene encoding tryptophan tryptophylquinone biosynthesis enzyme MauG produces MKMRTRLGTCLMGLILIMNMAVTCVSHAGDIVSKNDYRRPEGIPSPSSNPLTEEKANLGKTLFFDTRLSRNNSMSCATCHAPDKRWSDGRLRPLGSERVANARRTPTVLNSAWLSALMWDGRAGSLEAQAVLPITTQHEMNFDLPSVVARLESIQGYRPLFTQAFGDVSVNKKRITEALASFERTLVSNTSPFDRWVTGDESAISERSKRGFKLFTGKAQCASCHKSWRFTDDSFHDIGLRTDDLGRGAKVPPEVTLMQYAFKTPSLRDLPINGPYMHDGSMSSLEETIKHYEKGGIDRKSRSLEMKPFELTEVEMLSLIEFVETLDGGPLRVDYPKMPE; encoded by the coding sequence ATGAAAATGAGAACTAGGCTCGGTACTTGCTTAATGGGCCTGATTCTTATCATGAACATGGCGGTGACGTGTGTTTCACACGCTGGCGATATAGTTTCAAAAAACGATTATCGTCGGCCGGAGGGAATTCCGTCACCTTCATCCAATCCATTGACGGAAGAAAAAGCAAATCTTGGCAAAACGTTGTTTTTCGATACGCGTCTTTCTCGCAACAATAGTATGTCTTGTGCCACATGTCATGCGCCAGATAAGCGCTGGAGTGATGGCCGTTTACGTCCTCTGGGTTCAGAACGTGTAGCAAATGCACGCCGCACCCCAACCGTGCTCAATAGCGCGTGGCTTTCAGCCTTGATGTGGGATGGCCGTGCCGGTTCTTTAGAGGCTCAGGCTGTGCTGCCGATTACTACCCAGCATGAAATGAATTTTGATTTGCCGAGCGTGGTAGCACGCTTGGAAAGTATTCAAGGGTATCGCCCTTTGTTCACGCAGGCTTTTGGTGATGTCAGTGTTAACAAAAAACGCATTACCGAAGCGCTGGCTAGTTTCGAGAGAACGCTGGTTTCCAATACTTCGCCTTTTGACCGTTGGGTTACTGGTGATGAAAGCGCTATCAGCGAGCGCTCCAAGCGCGGTTTTAAACTGTTTACAGGCAAGGCGCAATGTGCCTCCTGCCATAAATCATGGCGATTTACTGATGACAGCTTCCACGATATCGGGTTGCGTACCGACGACCTGGGCCGAGGTGCAAAGGTGCCACCAGAGGTAACGCTCATGCAGTATGCATTCAAGACACCATCGTTGCGTGATCTGCCGATTAATGGTCCCTATATGCACGATGGTTCCATGTCGAGTCTGGAGGAAACGATCAAACACTATGAAAAGGGTGGCATTGACCGTAAGAGCCGTTCGCTGGAAATGAAACCATTTGAACTTACCGAGGTGGAAATGTTGTCCTTAATCGAGTTTGTTGAGACTTTGGATGGTGGCCCATTGAGGGTGGATTACCCAAAGATGCCGGAGTGA
- a CDS encoding MauE/DoxX family redox-associated membrane protein: protein MNWLINDPIVPVFASLFLALVLAAAAIPKIRNSDEFQGVVANYRLLPSFMVAPFAKLLPWLELASAIALLVPPAREVAAWVAAGLFMMFAMALAINVGRGRTHIDCGCVRRPTSVSRIGMFHVMRALALAAVSLFTANVTVSLSTMTFESVVIGIAAAAMFAMLYLAADLIVGLHDPRAKKS from the coding sequence ATGAACTGGCTGATTAATGACCCGATTGTTCCGGTATTTGCTTCACTTTTCCTGGCACTTGTTCTGGCTGCGGCAGCAATTCCAAAAATCCGCAATTCAGATGAGTTTCAGGGTGTGGTTGCCAACTATCGGCTGCTTCCTTCCTTTATGGTCGCCCCTTTCGCGAAGCTTCTACCTTGGTTGGAGCTTGCCAGCGCCATAGCATTGCTGGTGCCGCCAGCGCGCGAGGTGGCTGCGTGGGTAGCGGCAGGCCTGTTTATGATGTTTGCAATGGCGCTAGCGATTAATGTCGGACGTGGCCGCACCCACATTGACTGTGGTTGCGTACGTCGCCCGACCAGTGTGAGCCGCATCGGCATGTTCCACGTAATGCGTGCCCTTGCACTCGCCGCAGTGAGTCTCTTCACCGCTAATGTAACTGTTAGTTTGTCAACAATGACATTTGAATCAGTAGTGATCGGTATCGCGGCGGCTGCGATGTTTGCGATGCTTTATCTTGCTGCGGATCTAATCGTGGGGTTACACGACCCACGTGCCAAAAAAAGTTAG
- the tatA gene encoding Sec-independent protein translocase subunit TatA yields MGSFSIWHWLIVLAVVAMVFGTKRLRNMGSDIGGAVKNFKEAAKESSSLGDKSSDV; encoded by the coding sequence ATGGGTAGTTTCAGTATTTGGCATTGGTTGATTGTCCTAGCGGTTGTGGCAATGGTTTTTGGCACTAAGCGTTTGCGCAATATGGGTTCTGATATTGGCGGAGCGGTAAAAAACTTCAAAGAAGCCGCAAAAGAGTCATCAAGCTTGGGAGACAAATCTTCAGATGTTTGA
- a CDS encoding c-type cytochrome, whose translation MRTQSLFFSARIPKAVTATSITLKSPLSIILAATLGLASQGVLADGAILAEKGSCLMCHAIEKRTVGPAFKDIAAAYKGQDVEDKLITKIKKGGRGTWGVLPMPPNEGKLTDDEFREVVRWIRTL comes from the coding sequence ATGCGCACTCAATCACTATTTTTTTCGGCTCGCATCCCTAAAGCGGTTACTGCGACCTCCATCACGTTGAAATCTCCGTTATCCATAATATTGGCAGCTACACTTGGACTAGCCTCCCAAGGAGTGCTGGCTGACGGCGCCATTCTTGCAGAAAAAGGTAGCTGTCTGATGTGCCATGCCATTGAAAAACGAACTGTGGGGCCAGCATTCAAAGACATAGCTGCAGCATACAAAGGTCAGGATGTAGAAGATAAATTGATCACCAAAATCAAAAAGGGCGGTCGTGGCACTTGGGGCGTGTTACCTATGCCTCCTAACGAAGGTAAATTAACAGACGATGAGTTCAGAGAAGTTGTGCGCTGGATCAGAACTCTGTAA
- the mauB gene encoding methylamine dehydrogenase (amicyanin) large subunit, with amino-acid sequence MITLNNQTTNGQRGLKTRFAGKLAIAALLVAAQPAFAEVQKAVPKQLATVGSLKIDNLSVEKAPPSDPKRFYVIDPGHFNMTSQTYVMGANDNKLQLHGLIDGGKLPHVMSSSKFVGIANTTYDRIAHGKRDDYVRLHDTQTLEPVADIDIPEIRFLTGLMERTAALSVDDKHMLIQQFSPTSGVGLVDLENKKFVKTMAVPDCYHIFPAAKQNFFMHCRDGSLLQVAYDDQGNAKQKNTKVFHAENEYLHNNPYYSNSAGRLVWPTYEGKIFQAKLTDSGAEFLKPIEIFSDKEKKDKWGPGGWQPIAFHKERNEIYLLADQRAKWTHKLASRFVVVADGTTGKRLRRIDLKHAIDSIAVTQDKNPTLIAASIEHKIIYTFDAVGGKQLASMDEMGKAPQMIITMDK; translated from the coding sequence ATGATTACTTTAAATAATCAAACAACAAACGGGCAGCGCGGGTTGAAAACTCGCTTTGCAGGCAAGTTGGCAATCGCCGCTTTGTTGGTGGCGGCGCAACCTGCGTTTGCTGAAGTTCAAAAAGCAGTGCCAAAACAACTTGCCACAGTTGGCAGCCTAAAGATTGACAATTTGTCAGTTGAAAAAGCTCCGCCCAGTGACCCTAAGCGCTTTTACGTGATTGATCCTGGTCACTTCAATATGACTTCTCAAACGTATGTAATGGGTGCAAATGACAACAAGCTACAACTGCATGGCTTGATCGATGGTGGGAAACTGCCTCATGTGATGTCAAGCTCTAAGTTTGTAGGTATTGCTAATACAACTTACGATCGTATTGCTCATGGTAAGAGAGATGACTACGTTAGGTTGCATGATACGCAAACACTTGAGCCAGTTGCAGATATTGATATTCCTGAAATCCGCTTTTTAACCGGGTTAATGGAACGTACGGCAGCTTTGAGTGTTGATGACAAACACATGCTGATTCAGCAGTTCTCACCAACATCTGGCGTGGGTCTGGTTGATCTGGAAAACAAGAAGTTTGTGAAGACGATGGCTGTTCCAGACTGTTATCACATTTTCCCAGCGGCCAAACAAAACTTCTTCATGCACTGTCGTGACGGCTCATTGCTGCAAGTGGCTTATGACGACCAAGGTAATGCCAAGCAGAAAAATACTAAAGTATTCCATGCCGAGAATGAGTATCTGCACAATAACCCGTACTACTCAAACTCCGCTGGTCGTTTAGTATGGCCAACTTACGAAGGTAAGATCTTCCAGGCTAAGTTGACTGACTCCGGTGCTGAATTCTTGAAACCAATCGAGATTTTCAGCGATAAAGAGAAGAAAGATAAGTGGGGTCCAGGTGGTTGGCAACCAATTGCTTTCCATAAAGAGCGTAACGAAATCTATCTGCTGGCAGACCAGCGTGCTAAATGGACGCATAAATTAGCTAGCCGTTTTGTAGTGGTTGCTGATGGTACAACCGGTAAACGTTTGCGCCGTATTGACCTGAAACATGCGATTGATTCTATTGCTGTGACCCAGGACAAAAATCCTACGCTGATTGCAGCTTCAATTGAGCACAAAATCATCTATACATTTGACGCGGTGGGCGGTAAGCAGTTGGCATCAATGGACGAGATGGGCAAAGCCCCTCAAATGATCATTACGATGGATAAGTGA
- the tatC gene encoding twin-arginine translocase subunit TatC, translating into MELNNTLIHLYELREKFIRIIIGLLIALGITIPFAAQLHQFFIAPLLNQLPAGGQLLATSVTSPFMVPLKIALYVAIAISLPNTLYQIWKFVQPGLYVKEKWFVVVGVISSAILLIIGASFAFYVVAPVVFKFIISSAPVGVAVMTEIGNYVDFLISIMLAFGVSFQTPVIVVVISYTGLVELKTLKEIRSYIIVGAFVIGAIFTPPDIISQLFLAIPLWLLYELGLLIASVLIYKRNRAVVSEIPDISIIKHGQNS; encoded by the coding sequence ATGGAACTTAATAACACTCTTATCCACCTTTACGAATTAAGAGAAAAATTCATTCGAATTATCATTGGATTGTTGATTGCGCTCGGTATTACTATCCCATTTGCAGCGCAACTACATCAATTCTTTATTGCTCCATTGCTTAATCAATTGCCAGCAGGCGGGCAATTGCTTGCCACATCTGTCACTTCACCATTCATGGTGCCCTTAAAAATAGCCTTATACGTGGCTATAGCGATTAGTTTACCCAATACGCTGTATCAGATCTGGAAATTTGTGCAGCCAGGTTTGTATGTTAAGGAAAAGTGGTTCGTTGTAGTAGGCGTAATTTCCAGTGCCATATTATTAATTATAGGTGCCAGTTTTGCATTTTATGTAGTTGCGCCTGTGGTGTTTAAATTCATCATTAGCAGTGCACCAGTTGGGGTGGCGGTGATGACTGAGATAGGAAATTATGTGGATTTCTTGATTTCCATCATGCTTGCTTTTGGTGTTTCTTTTCAAACGCCAGTCATTGTGGTGGTGATTTCCTATACAGGCTTAGTGGAGCTTAAGACACTTAAGGAAATTAGAAGCTATATTATTGTTGGCGCATTTGTGATTGGTGCGATATTTACCCCGCCAGACATCATTTCACAGCTCTTTTTAGCGATTCCACTTTGGTTACTTTATGAGCTAGGTTTGCTGATTGCGAGTGTATTGATTTACAAGCGTAATCGCGCAGTTGTTTCTGAAATACCAGATATCAGCATTATCAAACACGGGCAAAATAGCTAG
- the mauA gene encoding methylamine dehydrogenase (amicyanin) small subunit, giving the protein MKENKRFDSTIEKLARTTANYTGRRSFIGKLGMFLAGSALLPLLPVDRRARLGLGEAQAASVNSMTRERGWVPQDKDPKACDYWRHCSIDGQICDCNGGSLTSCPPGSSLSPSSWVASCFNPGDGQTYLIAYRDCCGKQTATRCGCFNTQGELPVYRPEFNNDIVWCFGADNDDMTYHCTISPVVGKAS; this is encoded by the coding sequence ATGAAAGAAAACAAACGATTTGATTCTACCATTGAAAAATTGGCGCGTACCACTGCCAATTACACTGGCCGCCGTAGCTTTATCGGTAAACTAGGTATGTTTTTAGCAGGTTCAGCACTGTTACCTTTGCTGCCAGTTGACCGTCGCGCTCGTCTTGGTCTCGGTGAAGCACAGGCAGCCAGTGTTAACAGCATGACCCGTGAACGTGGATGGGTGCCACAGGATAAAGATCCAAAAGCTTGTGACTACTGGCGTCATTGCTCTATTGACGGTCAAATATGTGATTGTAATGGTGGTAGCTTGACTTCTTGCCCACCAGGTTCAAGCCTGTCACCAAGCTCATGGGTTGCCAGTTGCTTCAACCCTGGCGATGGTCAGACATATCTGATTGCGTACCGTGACTGCTGTGGTAAACAAACTGCCACTCGTTGCGGCTGCTTCAATACACAAGGTGAGTTGCCAGTGTATCGTCCAGAGTTCAACAACGACATCGTTTGGTGTTTCGGTGCTGATAATGATGATATGACATATCACTGCACCATTTCACCAGTTGTTGGTAAGGCTAGCTAA
- a CDS encoding helix-turn-helix domain-containing protein: MGRDAMGFHENIFGVSSTTALGFHIVKRDTVDVLDQAEALPFWSQDYTQLSKGTFSGSVDSVACNGIQIFTETMNRAVDQIASAPQDCYVIGLPTVVDGQSSWGLLPVTKYSLITLDKNSELYFRTSNLSQITVAVIPAKRLEAYAEANDCLNFSKIMQSIKPVELLHSDVARLLLTVLLEGLQIDSDDNSLINLNDRWQQYEEDLMSACLHALLYVNENKHPHFDHRIPRYIVNRVRDTTLKNSEFQFSIDELCHSLKISRRTLNHAFIRVLGITPVTYIRNVRLHRIRYELINMPNGVSNIAFVATRWGFWHMSLFSRYYRELFGECPIDTLQRAKKNTSIKD; the protein is encoded by the coding sequence ATGGGGAGAGATGCAATGGGATTTCATGAGAATATTTTCGGGGTCAGCTCAACAACTGCCCTTGGCTTTCATATCGTAAAGCGCGACACGGTAGACGTTCTGGATCAAGCCGAGGCATTGCCGTTTTGGTCGCAAGACTATACCCAGCTTAGCAAAGGCACATTTTCTGGCTCGGTCGACAGCGTTGCTTGTAATGGTATTCAAATTTTCACTGAAACCATGAACCGCGCAGTGGATCAAATTGCCAGCGCACCACAAGACTGTTATGTCATCGGCTTACCCACAGTGGTTGATGGTCAATCCTCATGGGGGTTATTACCCGTTACTAAATACTCCCTCATTACCTTAGATAAAAATTCCGAGTTGTATTTCAGAACGTCTAACCTCTCGCAGATTACCGTCGCTGTCATTCCGGCCAAACGCCTAGAAGCATACGCAGAAGCGAATGACTGTTTAAACTTCAGCAAGATCATGCAATCCATCAAGCCTGTAGAGTTATTGCATTCAGATGTAGCGAGACTATTACTCACCGTTCTATTAGAAGGCTTACAAATAGATTCTGATGATAACTCCCTTATCAATCTAAATGACAGATGGCAGCAATACGAAGAAGATCTGATGTCAGCCTGTTTGCATGCCTTGTTATATGTTAATGAAAACAAACATCCGCATTTTGACCACCGTATTCCTCGCTATATTGTCAATCGTGTTAGAGATACCACTTTGAAAAACTCTGAGTTCCAGTTTTCTATCGATGAACTGTGTCACTCATTAAAGATAAGTCGCAGAACGCTCAATCACGCATTTATCAGGGTACTTGGCATCACTCCCGTTACCTATATCCGCAATGTACGGTTGCATCGAATCAGATATGAGCTGATCAATATGCCTAACGGCGTATCCAATATTGCCTTCGTCGCGACTAGGTGGGGGTTTTGGCATATGAGCCTTTTCTCTCGGTACTATCGCGAACTATTTGGTGAATGCCCTATCGACACCTTGCAAAGAGCGAAGAAAAATACCAGTATCAAAGATTAA